The following proteins are co-located in the Ictalurus punctatus breed USDA103 chromosome 14, Coco_2.0, whole genome shotgun sequence genome:
- the zgc:172145 gene encoding ferritin light chain, oocyte isoform-like, producing the protein MSEPAEKRLKMNFPMCKAHRAFVGSKAKQNFPAVVEEGLCGISTSVMEFAYRLEALAELFEQDDLPLSRVAAFFHQESTREQARAEALVQYLSERGGHYCNKVIRRPGTEQVCALLPALELMLGQWKEEMAIMVELCRLAHEHEDPHTISVVKSHFLRPLVPKIKLLGDLLTNAQRVGCTIDGTAGFGEYLIDQLYKELNSA; encoded by the exons ATGTCTGAACCAGCCGAGAAgagattaaaaatgaattttcccATGTGTAAAGCACACCGCGCATTCGTGGGCAGTAAAGCGAAGCAAAACTTCCCTGCTGTCGTTGAGGAAGGTTTATGTGGAATTTCAACTTCAGTGATGGAGTTTGCCTACCGACTCGAAGCTTTG GCTGAGCTCTTTGAGCAGGATGATCTGCCCTTGTCCCGTGTGGCTGCATTTTTCCATCAGGAGTCTACGAGGGAGCAGGCACGGGCCGAGGCTCTGGTACAATACCTGTCTGAACGTGGGGGACATTACTGCAACAAAGTTATTCGG AGACCAGGCACTGAGCAGGTGTGTGCGCTGCTCCCTGCTCTGGAGCTCATGCTGGGCCAGTGGAAGGAGGAGATGGCCATCATGGTAGAACTATGTCGGCTAGCACATGAGCATGAGGACCCTCACACCATTAGTGTGGTCAAAAGCCACTTCCTCAGACCACTTGTCCCAAAGATCAAGCTTCTGGGTGACTTATTGACCAACGCTCAGAGAGTGGGATGCACCATTGACGGTACTGCAGGATTCGGAGAATATCTCATTGACCAGCTTTACAAGGAACTGAACAGTGCTTAA
- the myod1 gene encoding myoblast determination protein 1 homolog, translating to MELSDIPFPIPSADDFYDDPCFNTSDMHFFEDLDPRLVHVSLLKSDEHNHMEDEHIRAPSGHHQAGRCLLWACKACKRKTTNADRRKAATMRERRRLSKVNDAFETLKRCTSTNPNQRLPKVEILRNAISYIESLQALLRSQEENYYPVLEQYSGDSDASSPRSNCSDGMMDFNGPARPSGRRNSYDTTYFNETPNGDVRSNKNPVVSSLDCLSSIVERISTESPAASSLPAAELCDGVTGSPPETSVPSPNNTCSPSGPTHDPIYQVL from the exons ATGGAGCTGTCGGATATTCCGTTCCCCATCCCATCGGCTGATGATTTCTATGACGACCCCTGCTTTAACACCAGCGACATGCACTTCTTCGAAGACCTGGACCCCAGGCTAGTGCACGTGAGCTTGCTTAAGTCGGATGAACACAACCACATGGAGGATGAACATATCCGGGCGCCGAGCGGGCACCACCAAGCGGGCAGGTGTCTCCTGTGGGCGTGTAAAGCATGCAAGAGGAAAACCACCAACGCGGACAGGCGCAAAGCCGCAACtatgagagagaggagacgCCTGAGCAAGGTCAACGACGCTTTTGAAACCCTGAAGAGGTGCACGTCTACTAACCCTAACCAGAGGCTGCCCAAGGTGGAGATCCTGAGAAACGCCATCAGTTACATCGAGTCTCTCCAAGCCTTACTCAGAAGTCAAGAGGAGAACTACTACCCGGTTCTGGAGCAATACAGCGGAGATTCAGACGCCTCCAGTCCCAGGTCCAACTGCTCAGATGGCATG ATGGATTTTAATGGCCCTGCTCGACCGTCCGGAAGACGAAACAGCTATGACACCACGTACTTCAACGAAACTCCAAATG GAGATGTGAGGAGTAATAAGAACCCAGTGGTGTCGAGTTTGGACTGTCTGTCCAGCATCGTGGAGCGGATCTCCACTGAGTCTCCCGCCGCCTCCTCGCTCCCTGCGGCTGAGCTGTGTGACGGGGTCACCGGCTCTCCACCCGAGACAAGCGTGCCTTCTCCAAATAACACCTGCAGCCCGTCCGGCCCGACCCACGACCCCATCTATCAGGTGCTCTGA
- the tnnt3a gene encoding troponin T type 3a (skeletal, fast) isoform X3 yields the protein MSDTEDVETQEVAEEVVDVEVAPEAAPEPEPEAEPEPEPEPEPEPEPEPVAPEPEPEPEPEAEAVAEEVFEEEEEKPKFKPSAPRIPDGEKVDFDDIQKKRQNKDLVELQALIDAHFEHRKKEEEELIALKERIEKRRAERAEQQRIRAEKDKERQARREEERLRREEADAKKKADEDAKKKSALTSMGSQFSSYLQKADSKRGGKKQTEREKKKKILAERRKPLNIDHLNEDKLREKAKELHEWMKTLESEKFDHMERLKKQKYEVTTLRKRVEELGKFSKKGAAARRRK from the exons ATGTCTGACACAGAGGATGT TGAGACACAGG AGGTAGCTGAAGAGGTAGTAGATGTAGAGGTGGCTCCTGAGGCAGCCCCAGAACCTGAACCTGAGGCTGAGCCTGAGCCTGAGCCTGAACCAGAGCCAGAGCCAGAACCAGAGCCAGTAGCCCCAGAGCCCGAGCCTGAACCTGAGCCAGAAGCCGAGGCTGTGGCAGAAG AGGTCTTTGAAGAGGAAG AGGAGAAGCCCAAATTCAA GCCATCTGCACCCAGGATCCCTGATGGTGAAAAAGTGGACTTTGAT GACATCCAGAAGAAGCGTCAGAACAAGGATCTTGTGGAACTGCAGGCACTGATTGATGCTCACTTTGAGCAtaggaagaaggaggaggaggagctcaTCGCTCTCAAGGAGAGAATT GAAAAGCGCAGAGCTGAGAGGGCAGAGCAGCAGAGGATCAGGGCTGAGAAGGATAAGGAGCGCCAGGCAAGGCGTGAG GAAGAAAGGCTGAGAAGGGAAGAGGCTGATGCCAAGAAGAAGGCTGATGAGGATGCTAAGAAGAAGTCAGCCTTGACAAGCATGGGCTCCCAGTTCAGCAGCTACCTGCAGAAG GCTGACTCCAAGAGAGGTGgcaagaaacagacagagagagaaaagaagaagaagatcctGGCTGAGAGGCGTAAGCCACTCAACATTGACCACCTCAATGAGGACAAGCTGAG AGAGAAGGCCAAGGAGCTACATGAATGGATGAAGACCCTGGAGTCTGAGAAGTTTGACCATATGGAGAGGCTGAAGAAACAGAAATATGAG GTTACAACACTGCGTAAGAGAGTGGAGGAGCTGGGTAAATT CAGCAAGAAGGGAGCTGCCGCCCGCCGCAGGAAGTAA
- the tnnt3a gene encoding troponin T type 3a (skeletal, fast) isoform X4, translated as MSDTEDVETQEVDDEEVAEEVVDVEVAPEAAPEPEPEAEPEPEPEPEPEPEPEPVAPEPEPEPEPEAEAVAEEEKPKFKPSAPRIPDGEKVDFDDIQKKRQNKDLVELQALIDAHFEHRKKEEEELIALKERIEKRRAERAEQQRIRAEKDKERQARREEERLRREEADAKKKADEDAKKKSALTSMGSQFSSYLQKADSKRGGKKQTEREKKKKILAERRKPLNIDHLNEDKLREKAKELHEWMKTLESEKFDHMERLKKQKYEVTTLRKRVEELGKFSKKGAAARRRK; from the exons ATGTCTGACACAGAGGATGT TGAGACACAGG aagttGACGATGAAg AGGTAGCTGAAGAGGTAGTAGATGTAGAGGTGGCTCCTGAGGCAGCCCCAGAACCTGAACCTGAGGCTGAGCCTGAGCCTGAGCCTGAACCAGAGCCAGAGCCAGAACCAGAGCCAGTAGCCCCAGAGCCCGAGCCTGAACCTGAGCCAGAAGCCGAGGCTGTGGCAGAAG AGGAGAAGCCCAAATTCAA GCCATCTGCACCCAGGATCCCTGATGGTGAAAAAGTGGACTTTGAT GACATCCAGAAGAAGCGTCAGAACAAGGATCTTGTGGAACTGCAGGCACTGATTGATGCTCACTTTGAGCAtaggaagaaggaggaggaggagctcaTCGCTCTCAAGGAGAGAATT GAAAAGCGCAGAGCTGAGAGGGCAGAGCAGCAGAGGATCAGGGCTGAGAAGGATAAGGAGCGCCAGGCAAGGCGTGAG GAAGAAAGGCTGAGAAGGGAAGAGGCTGATGCCAAGAAGAAGGCTGATGAGGATGCTAAGAAGAAGTCAGCCTTGACAAGCATGGGCTCCCAGTTCAGCAGCTACCTGCAGAAG GCTGACTCCAAGAGAGGTGgcaagaaacagacagagagagaaaagaagaagaagatcctGGCTGAGAGGCGTAAGCCACTCAACATTGACCACCTCAATGAGGACAAGCTGAG AGAGAAGGCCAAGGAGCTACATGAATGGATGAAGACCCTGGAGTCTGAGAAGTTTGACCATATGGAGAGGCTGAAGAAACAGAAATATGAG GTTACAACACTGCGTAAGAGAGTGGAGGAGCTGGGTAAATT CAGCAAGAAGGGAGCTGCCGCCCGCCGCAGGAAGTAA
- the tnnt3a gene encoding troponin T type 3a (skeletal, fast) isoform X6, which produces MSDTEDVETQEVDDEEEKPKFKPSAPRIPDGEKVDFDDIQKKRQNKDLVELQALIDAHFEHRKKEEEELIALKERIEKRRAERAEQQRIRAEKDKERQARREEERLRREEADAKKKADEDAKKKSALTSMGSQFSSYLQKADSKRGGKKQTEREKKKKILAERRKPLNIDHLNEDKLREKAKELHEWMKTLESEKFDHMERLKKQKYEVTTLRKRVEELGKFSKKGAAARRRK; this is translated from the exons ATGTCTGACACAGAGGATGT TGAGACACAGG aagttGACGATGAAg AGGAGAAGCCCAAATTCAA GCCATCTGCACCCAGGATCCCTGATGGTGAAAAAGTGGACTTTGAT GACATCCAGAAGAAGCGTCAGAACAAGGATCTTGTGGAACTGCAGGCACTGATTGATGCTCACTTTGAGCAtaggaagaaggaggaggaggagctcaTCGCTCTCAAGGAGAGAATT GAAAAGCGCAGAGCTGAGAGGGCAGAGCAGCAGAGGATCAGGGCTGAGAAGGATAAGGAGCGCCAGGCAAGGCGTGAG GAAGAAAGGCTGAGAAGGGAAGAGGCTGATGCCAAGAAGAAGGCTGATGAGGATGCTAAGAAGAAGTCAGCCTTGACAAGCATGGGCTCCCAGTTCAGCAGCTACCTGCAGAAG GCTGACTCCAAGAGAGGTGgcaagaaacagacagagagagaaaagaagaagaagatcctGGCTGAGAGGCGTAAGCCACTCAACATTGACCACCTCAATGAGGACAAGCTGAG AGAGAAGGCCAAGGAGCTACATGAATGGATGAAGACCCTGGAGTCTGAGAAGTTTGACCATATGGAGAGGCTGAAGAAACAGAAATATGAG GTTACAACACTGCGTAAGAGAGTGGAGGAGCTGGGTAAATT CAGCAAGAAGGGAGCTGCCGCCCGCCGCAGGAAGTAA
- the tnnt3a gene encoding troponin T type 3a (skeletal, fast) isoform X2 has product MSDTEDVETQEVDDEEVAEEVVDVEVAPEAAPEPEPEAEPEPEPEPEPEPEPEPVAPEPEPEPEPEAEAVAEEVFEEEEEKPKFKPSAPRIPDGEKVDFDDIQKKRQNKDLVELQALIDAHFEHRKKEEEELIALKERIEKRRAERAEQQRIRAEKDKERQARREEERLRREEADAKKKADEDAKKKSALTSMGSQFSSYLQKADSKRGGKKQTEREKKKKILAERRKPLNIDHLNEDKLREKAKELHEWMKTLESEKFDHMERLKKQKYEVISLRNRIDELQKHSKKGAAARRRK; this is encoded by the exons ATGTCTGACACAGAGGATGT TGAGACACAGG aagttGACGATGAAg AGGTAGCTGAAGAGGTAGTAGATGTAGAGGTGGCTCCTGAGGCAGCCCCAGAACCTGAACCTGAGGCTGAGCCTGAGCCTGAGCCTGAACCAGAGCCAGAGCCAGAACCAGAGCCAGTAGCCCCAGAGCCCGAGCCTGAACCTGAGCCAGAAGCCGAGGCTGTGGCAGAAG AGGTCTTTGAAGAGGAAG AGGAGAAGCCCAAATTCAA GCCATCTGCACCCAGGATCCCTGATGGTGAAAAAGTGGACTTTGAT GACATCCAGAAGAAGCGTCAGAACAAGGATCTTGTGGAACTGCAGGCACTGATTGATGCTCACTTTGAGCAtaggaagaaggaggaggaggagctcaTCGCTCTCAAGGAGAGAATT GAAAAGCGCAGAGCTGAGAGGGCAGAGCAGCAGAGGATCAGGGCTGAGAAGGATAAGGAGCGCCAGGCAAGGCGTGAG GAAGAAAGGCTGAGAAGGGAAGAGGCTGATGCCAAGAAGAAGGCTGATGAGGATGCTAAGAAGAAGTCAGCCTTGACAAGCATGGGCTCCCAGTTCAGCAGCTACCTGCAGAAG GCTGACTCCAAGAGAGGTGgcaagaaacagacagagagagaaaagaagaagaagatcctGGCTGAGAGGCGTAAGCCACTCAACATTGACCACCTCAATGAGGACAAGCTGAG AGAGAAGGCCAAGGAGCTACATGAATGGATGAAGACCCTGGAGTCTGAGAAGTTTGACCATATGGAGAGGCTGAAGAAACAGAAATATGAG GTCATCTCACTCAGAAATCGCATTGATGAACTCCAGAAACA CAGCAAGAAGGGAGCTGCCGCCCGCCGCAGGAAGTAA
- the tnnt3a gene encoding troponin T type 3a (skeletal, fast) isoform X1, translating into MSDTEDVETQEVDDEEVAEEVVDVEVAPEAAPEPEPEAEPEPEPEPEPEPEPEPVAPEPEPEPEPEAEAVAEEVFEEEEEKPKFKPSAPRIPDGEKVDFDDIQKKRQNKDLVELQALIDAHFEHRKKEEEELIALKERIEKRRAERAEQQRIRAEKDKERQARREEERLRREEADAKKKADEDAKKKSALTSMGSQFSSYLQKADSKRGGKKQTEREKKKKILAERRKPLNIDHLNEDKLREKAKELHEWMKTLESEKFDHMERLKKQKYEVTTLRKRVEELGKFSKKGAAARRRK; encoded by the exons ATGTCTGACACAGAGGATGT TGAGACACAGG aagttGACGATGAAg AGGTAGCTGAAGAGGTAGTAGATGTAGAGGTGGCTCCTGAGGCAGCCCCAGAACCTGAACCTGAGGCTGAGCCTGAGCCTGAGCCTGAACCAGAGCCAGAGCCAGAACCAGAGCCAGTAGCCCCAGAGCCCGAGCCTGAACCTGAGCCAGAAGCCGAGGCTGTGGCAGAAG AGGTCTTTGAAGAGGAAG AGGAGAAGCCCAAATTCAA GCCATCTGCACCCAGGATCCCTGATGGTGAAAAAGTGGACTTTGAT GACATCCAGAAGAAGCGTCAGAACAAGGATCTTGTGGAACTGCAGGCACTGATTGATGCTCACTTTGAGCAtaggaagaaggaggaggaggagctcaTCGCTCTCAAGGAGAGAATT GAAAAGCGCAGAGCTGAGAGGGCAGAGCAGCAGAGGATCAGGGCTGAGAAGGATAAGGAGCGCCAGGCAAGGCGTGAG GAAGAAAGGCTGAGAAGGGAAGAGGCTGATGCCAAGAAGAAGGCTGATGAGGATGCTAAGAAGAAGTCAGCCTTGACAAGCATGGGCTCCCAGTTCAGCAGCTACCTGCAGAAG GCTGACTCCAAGAGAGGTGgcaagaaacagacagagagagaaaagaagaagaagatcctGGCTGAGAGGCGTAAGCCACTCAACATTGACCACCTCAATGAGGACAAGCTGAG AGAGAAGGCCAAGGAGCTACATGAATGGATGAAGACCCTGGAGTCTGAGAAGTTTGACCATATGGAGAGGCTGAAGAAACAGAAATATGAG GTTACAACACTGCGTAAGAGAGTGGAGGAGCTGGGTAAATT CAGCAAGAAGGGAGCTGCCGCCCGCCGCAGGAAGTAA
- the tnnt3a gene encoding troponin T type 3a (skeletal, fast) isoform X5 has translation MSDTEDVETQEVDDEEVAEEVVDVEVAPEAAPEPEPEAEPEPEPEPEPEPEPEPVAPEPEPEPEPEAEAVAEEEKPKFKPSAPRIPDGEKVDFDDIQKKRQNKDLVELQALIDAHFEHRKKEEEELIALKERIEKRRAERAEQQRIRAEKDKERQARREEERLRREEADAKKKADEDAKKKSALTSMGSQFSSYLQKADSKRGGKKQTEREKKKKILAERRKPLNIDHLNEDKLREKAKELHEWMKTLESEKFDHMERLKKQKYEVISLRNRIDELQKHSKKGAAARRRK, from the exons ATGTCTGACACAGAGGATGT TGAGACACAGG aagttGACGATGAAg AGGTAGCTGAAGAGGTAGTAGATGTAGAGGTGGCTCCTGAGGCAGCCCCAGAACCTGAACCTGAGGCTGAGCCTGAGCCTGAGCCTGAACCAGAGCCAGAGCCAGAACCAGAGCCAGTAGCCCCAGAGCCCGAGCCTGAACCTGAGCCAGAAGCCGAGGCTGTGGCAGAAG AGGAGAAGCCCAAATTCAA GCCATCTGCACCCAGGATCCCTGATGGTGAAAAAGTGGACTTTGAT GACATCCAGAAGAAGCGTCAGAACAAGGATCTTGTGGAACTGCAGGCACTGATTGATGCTCACTTTGAGCAtaggaagaaggaggaggaggagctcaTCGCTCTCAAGGAGAGAATT GAAAAGCGCAGAGCTGAGAGGGCAGAGCAGCAGAGGATCAGGGCTGAGAAGGATAAGGAGCGCCAGGCAAGGCGTGAG GAAGAAAGGCTGAGAAGGGAAGAGGCTGATGCCAAGAAGAAGGCTGATGAGGATGCTAAGAAGAAGTCAGCCTTGACAAGCATGGGCTCCCAGTTCAGCAGCTACCTGCAGAAG GCTGACTCCAAGAGAGGTGgcaagaaacagacagagagagaaaagaagaagaagatcctGGCTGAGAGGCGTAAGCCACTCAACATTGACCACCTCAATGAGGACAAGCTGAG AGAGAAGGCCAAGGAGCTACATGAATGGATGAAGACCCTGGAGTCTGAGAAGTTTGACCATATGGAGAGGCTGAAGAAACAGAAATATGAG GTCATCTCACTCAGAAATCGCATTGATGAACTCCAGAAACA CAGCAAGAAGGGAGCTGCCGCCCGCCGCAGGAAGTAA
- the prr33 gene encoding mucin-2, which produces MAVNIRSVAQAGLLSQQYPPPLLPKPGKENVRLQKLLKKSAKKKAAAQASQTPAPFRSCLSPVTEASPDLEYSDHSTPPKTPETPIYGGTLHPRFNIRPLYQHSASPYPHQCRSSYITPARFSPQPYVTPHHSATLFSYTTPPILAGEPLVPSYAATSITVTSVTTTTEIIQPTATIPVFVAVKQTNNVLATPTFIISKAASPQPTSKPMFDVPQITNYTSKTATLTPSQYPSSPTMQRSRTPISEVLRGPTPTFEVRKIVTPTSELKRDKTPTREIKRVTTPTSDIKRSVTPTTEIKRGATPTSEIKRGVTPTSEIKQGVTPTSEIKRGVTPTSEIKRGVTPTSEIKRGVTPTSEIKRSVTPTSEIKRGVTPTSEIKRGVTPTSEIKRGVTPTSEIKRGVTPTSEIKRGVTPTSEIKRGVTPTSEIKRGVTPTSEIKRGVTPTSEIKRGVTPTSEIKRGVTPTSEIKRGITPTSEIKRGITPTSEIKRGITLTSEIKRGVTPTSEIKRGVTPTSEIKRGVTPTSEIKRGVTPTSETMIDTIPISEIKTVTTPALGVKRGTTPTSEIKSDATVMTETRRGRTLTRTRTPTFDLSPSKTPSGRPKTPSYHVSPARTPIIEISRPNPLLFAVSPVYMEGRRSKTPTSSLVGPSDEIPLETEKIKQNNLSESIQNGEVYIKTSETSEVRLSSEKPREPELLKPKVQAASKTTETTESQSSKTSIHEGPKPLTPLVERRSPKTSNSEFSEPVKPLLGYQRPTVPPFAGQRPRTPTKSKTKYYGLTPAEYVAYGGIQSYTPAFGISRSISPATVEYQSPEQATPAVNERPESPKTPVDKVSSSITAAIENGTPVAPIAEVSAATIPVAEAELKLEQGISTSERMETKEKATGVPEVKIPTIVVSKVDTPPSETLMTVTTIPVTQRVRTPTYDTSKPKTVPSVPLNETTKPETQPTPLSVKAVKAVTPDQSADKSSKPAKISTISQKTPQPHMSLLERIKEQKSLFAPPTKAPEIPVTEATEDKPLVKPKDDQKDKVKPDESDLSTPKESIPKDAKPAVNNEKDSILPTAEPLLKAFQKPKGMKSKLSGWSRLKKHMVVEVEEPTFPVSEPELKKDALDGTAPDKSEQENQGKETNKTSDTEGKDAPRAAKMWDAILFQMFATKDSIMQQIEASKTEEQKKEEAKSDKPKEIPAFAHRLPVLLYSPRFDARRLKEAASRPVTKIATAFEMGLIGRKNKDEEPKDFNRTARGFATTKTTDV; this is translated from the coding sequence ATGGCTGTAAATATCCGCAGCGTTGCCCAAGCAGGCCTGCTTTCCCAGCAGTACCCACCCCCCCTACTTCCTAAACCtggaaaggaaaatgtcagactCCAGAAGTTGCTTAAGAAGAGTGCTAAGAAAAAAGCTGCTGCCCAGGCTTCCCAGACACCAGCCCCTTTCCGCTCATGCCTCTCTCCAGTAACTGAGGCCAGTCCTGACCTGGAGTACAGTGACCATTCAACTCCACCCAAGACACCAGAAACACCAATCTATGGAGGTACATTGCACCCACGGTTCAACATCAGGCCACTGTATCAGCATTCAGCATCCCCTTATCCGCATCAATGCCGCAGTTCTTACATCACACCAGCAAGATTCTCCCCACAGCCCTATGTTACACCACACCATTCGGCCACACTATTTTCATATACAACTCCTCCCATTCTTGCTGGTGAACCATTAGTTCCTTCATATGCAGCAACATCTATAACTGTTACATCTGTAACTACAACGACTGAGATAATCCAGCCTACTGCTACAATACCAGTTTTTGTGGCGGTAAAGCAAACCAATAATGTGCTGGCGACACCCACGTTTATCATCTCTAAAGCTGCAAGTCCTCAGCCGACCTCTAAACCTATGTTTGATGTTCCCCAAATTACAAATTACACTTCTAAGACAGCCACATTAACACCCTCTCAATATCCATCCTCACCAACAATGCAAAGGAGTAGAACACCCATTTCTGAGGTACTGCGAGGTCCGACACCAACATTTGAAGTTAGAAAGATTGTCACACCAACCTCAGAATTAAAGAGAGACAAAACACCAACTAGAGAAATCAAAAGGGTCACAACACCTACATCTGATATTAAAAGGAGTGTAACACCTACAACTGAAATTAAACGGGGTGCAACACCTACATCTGAAATTAAACGAGGTGTAACACCTACATCTGAAATTAAACAAGGTGTAACACCTACATCTGAAATTAAACGAGGTGTAACACCTACATCTGAAATTAAACGAGGTGTAACACCTACATCTGAAATTAAACGAGGTGTAACACCTACATCTGAAATTAAACGAAGTGTAACACCTACATCTGAAATTAAACGAGGTGTAACACCTACATCTGAAATTAAACGAGGTGTAACACCTACATCTGAAATCAAACGAGGTGTAACACCTACATCTGAAATTAAACGAGGTGTAACACCTACATCTGAAATCAAACGAGGTGTAACACCTACATCTGAAATTAAACGAGGTGTAACACCTACATCTGAAATTAAAAGGGGTGTAACACCTACATCTGAAATCAAACGAGGTGTAACACCTACATCTGAAATTAAAAGGGGTGTAACACCTACATCTGAAATCAAACGAGGTGTAACACCTACATCTGAAATTAAAAGGGGCATAACACCTACATCTGAAATTAAAAGGGGCATAACACCTACATCTGAAATTAAAAGGGGCATAACACTTACATCTGAAATTAAAAGGGGTGTAACACCTACATCTGAAATTAAAAGGGGCGTAACACCTACATCTGAAATTAAAAGGGGCGTAACACCTACATCTGAAATTAAAAGGGGCGTAACACCTACATCTGAAACGATGATTGACACAATCccaatttctgaaataaagaCTGTGACTACTCCAGCTTTAGGAGTTAAGAGAGGTACTACACCAACATCTGAGATAAAAAGTGATGCGACAGTTATGACTGAGACAAGAAGGGGCAGAACCCTGACAAGAACAAGGACACCAACATTTGATCTTTCACCGTCAAAAACTCCATCAGGACGGCCAAAGACACCATCATATCATGTTTCACCTGCTAGGACACCTATTATAGAAATTTCAAGACCCAACCCACTTTTATTTGCTGTCTCTCCTGTGTATATGGAGGGCAGAAGATCCAAAACACCAACTTCAAGTTTAGTTGGACCAAGTGATGAAATTCCTCTAGAAACTgagaaaataaagcaaaataatctTTCAGAATCTATACAAAATGGTGAGGTCTATATAAAAACATCTGAAACTTCAGAAGTTAGACTGTCTTCTGAAAAGCCCAGAGAACCTGAGTTGTTAAAACCAAAGGTACAAGCTGCTTCAAAGACTACAGAGACCACTGAGTCCCAAAGCTCAAAGACCAGCATACATGAAGGTCCTAAACCTCTAACTCCTTTAGTTGAACGTCGAAGTCCCAAAACATCAAACTCTGAGTTTTCTGAACCTGTTAAACCCTTATTGGGGTATCAAAGACCAACTGTACCTCCGTTTGCAGGTCAAAGACCAAGAACACCaacaaaatccaaaacaaaatattatgGATTAACCCCAGCTGAATATGTTGCTTATGGGGGAATACAGAGTTATACACCTGCATTTGGTATCTCTAGATCTATATCACCAGCCACTGTAGAATATCAATCTCCAGAACAGGCAACACCTGCTGTGAATGAGAGGCCAGAGAGCCCCAAGACACCTGTGGATAAAGTGTCATCATCCATTACTGCTGCTATTGAAAATGGAACTCCTGTTGCCCCAATTGCTGAAGTCTCAGCAGCCACAATACCAGTGGCTGAAGCAGAGCTAAAACTGGAGCAAGGGATATCAACATCAGAGAGAATGGAAACAAAGGAAAAAGCCACTGGAGTTCCAGAAGTTAAAATTCCAACTATTGTTGTATCTAAAGTTGACACACCACCTTCAGAGACTCTCATGACAGTGACCACTATTCCTGTTACACAAAGAGTTAGGACTCCAACATATGACACATCTAAACCAAAGACAGTGCCATCTGTACCTTTAAATGAGACTACTAAACCTGAAACTCAGCCAACACCACTATCTGTAAAAGCTGTAAAAGCTGTAACACCTGACCAAAGCGCAGATAAAAGCTCAAAGCCAGCAAAAATAAGCACAATATCACAGAAGACACCACAGCCTCATATGTCTTTACTGGAGAGGATCAAAGAACAAAAATCTTTATTTGCACCTCCAACAAAGGCTCCTGAAATACCTGTGACTGAAGCAACAGAAGATAAGCCTCTGGTCAAGCCAAAAGATGACCAGAAAGACAAAGTTAAACCTGACGAAAGTGATTTATCAACACCTAAAGAAAGCATACCAAAAGATGCTAAGCCTGCAGTCAACAATGAGAAGGACAGCATCCTCCCAACTGCAGAGCCTCTCCTAAAAGCTTTTCAGAAACCAAAAGGCATGAAGTCAAAACTCAGTGGCTGGTCTCGTCTAAAGAAacacatggtggtggaagtagAGGAACCCACGTTTCCTGTTTCTGAGCCAGAACTGAAGAAAGATGCCCTTGATGGAACTGCTCCGGACAAAAGTGAGCAGGAAAACCAAGGCAAAGAAACAAATAAGACTAGTGACACAGAGGGCAAAGATGCCCCCAGGGCTGCAAAAATGTGGGACGCTATCCTCTTCCAAATGTTTGCAACCAAAGATAGTATCATGCAACAGATTGAAGCCAGCAAAACTgaggaacaaaagaaagaagaggcTAAATCAGATAAACCGAAAGAAATTCCTGCATTTGCACATCGCCTTCCAGTTCTCCTTTACAGTCCTCGATTTGATGCCAGGAGACTGAAAGAGGCAGCTTCACGACCAGTGACAAAGATTGCAACAGCGTTTGAGATGGGTCTCATAGGCCGCAAAAATAAAGACGAAGAACCAAAAGACTTTAACAGAACAGCCAGAGGGTTCGCTACTACAAAAACTACTGATGTCTAG